The following proteins are co-located in the Diaphorobacter sp. HDW4B genome:
- a CDS encoding response regulator transcription factor, whose product MSLIPKKGTIYVVDDDEAVRDSLQWLLEGKDYRVRCFDSAESFLARYDPREVACLIVDIRMGGMTGLELQDRLIERNSPLPIVFITGHGDVPMAVNTMKKGALDFIQKPFNEDELVPLVERMLDHAREAFTGHQQAASRDALLSKLTGRESQVLERIVAGRLNKQIADDLGISIKTVEAHRANIMEKLNANTVADLLKIALGPTAKA is encoded by the coding sequence ATGAGTTTGATCCCGAAAAAAGGCACGATCTACGTCGTTGATGACGACGAAGCGGTACGTGATTCCCTGCAATGGTTGCTGGAGGGCAAAGACTACCGCGTACGTTGCTTTGATTCGGCTGAATCATTTCTGGCGCGTTACGACCCCCGCGAAGTCGCCTGTCTGATCGTGGACATCCGCATGGGCGGCATGACGGGCCTTGAGCTGCAGGACCGCCTGATCGAGCGCAATTCGCCGCTGCCCATCGTGTTCATCACCGGCCACGGCGACGTGCCCATGGCCGTGAACACCATGAAGAAAGGCGCGCTGGACTTCATCCAGAAGCCATTCAACGAAGACGAACTGGTGCCGCTGGTCGAACGCATGCTCGACCACGCACGCGAAGCCTTCACCGGCCACCAGCAAGCCGCCAGCCGCGACGCCCTGCTCTCCAAGCTCACCGGCCGCGAATCGCAGGTGCTCGAGCGCATCGTTGCCGGTCGCCTGAACAAGCAGATCGCCGACGATCTCGGCATCAGCATCAAGACCGTGGAGGCGCACCGCGCCAACATCATGGAAAAGCTCAACGCCAACACCGTGGCCGACCTGCTCAAGATTGCACTTGGCCCCACGGCAAAGGCCTGA
- a CDS encoding PAS domain S-box protein yields MTASDNAGKPPAETLKTPVRWWRTWWRSLSPTRQDRFAALAPLAAVLMFLAAIVASFWYLRSEEIEREKEALKRDVEYAQQRVRLRLLERQEQVMRIARDLSNQDLDRAEFDRRAEALISQYPELQAVTWIDERLRIRASHAAPTLSSSQLRVVGETIKRGEAADTFTLARDMQQPVYSQPVGTKGDVPPLLQLQVPLASQGKFAGVVLSEYSIDNLLRYGTPTEVLARYAVTLLDSNGQILAGTPLEPRRKALITREVRANEYEVPVSPVGNGLMLRAQAYRTSLGVIGSGLFWLVGALSVMTGWLLIATWRHTRRRLQAQQALVAETNFRRAMENSMLTGMRAVDMQGRITYVNAAFCQMTGWSEQDLVGQMPPYSYWPDTDHETFQSKTNDELSGKGVPGGFQARVKRKSGSLFDARLYVSPLVDAKGKQTGWMTSMTDITEPNRVREQLTASHERFTVVLESLDASVSVAPLGSAELLFANRLYRQWFGSQTDGHLELVAQAGVLPAREPTSVDDEDGLMGLPTDTLTTARSENAEIYRPELGKWLEVRSRYLNWVDGRLAQMVIATDITPRRLAEEQSARQAERAQSVSRLITMGEMASSVAHELNQPLAAISNYCSGMVSRIENKQISEEMLISVLQKTAHQAQRAGQIIQRIRQFVKKSEPNRSLADVHNIVNEAVELADIELRRNHVRLTHYVAARLPKVMADTILIEQVLINLMKNGAESINMADRPTARRSVELRVVPRQVDGQNVVEFSVQDTGKGLAPEVLAHLFEAFFSTKQEGMGIGLNLCRSIVESHHGRMHAENIYNGTEVTGCRFSFWLPLTTTATATTESVATPKPRTIE; encoded by the coding sequence ATGACAGCCTCAGACAATGCGGGTAAACCACCAGCAGAAACTTTGAAAACCCCAGTGCGTTGGTGGCGTACTTGGTGGCGCAGCCTTTCGCCCACGCGACAGGACCGTTTTGCCGCTCTGGCGCCTCTGGCGGCTGTGCTGATGTTTCTTGCCGCCATCGTGGCTTCTTTCTGGTATTTGCGCAGCGAGGAAATCGAGCGCGAGAAAGAGGCGCTCAAGCGCGATGTGGAATATGCGCAACAGCGCGTGCGTCTGCGCCTGCTGGAGCGTCAGGAACAGGTCATGCGCATCGCGCGCGATCTGTCCAATCAGGATCTGGACCGTGCCGAATTCGATCGCCGCGCCGAAGCCCTGATCAGTCAATATCCTGAACTGCAGGCCGTCACCTGGATCGACGAGCGCTTGCGCATTCGTGCAAGCCATGCTGCTCCAACGCTCTCGAGCAGCCAATTGCGCGTGGTGGGCGAGACCATCAAGCGCGGCGAAGCGGCCGACACCTTCACGCTGGCGCGCGACATGCAGCAGCCGGTGTATTCGCAGCCCGTGGGCACCAAGGGCGATGTGCCGCCGCTGCTGCAGTTGCAGGTGCCACTGGCCTCGCAAGGCAAGTTCGCGGGCGTGGTATTGAGCGAATACTCCATCGACAACCTGCTGCGCTACGGCACGCCGACCGAGGTGCTGGCGCGCTACGCCGTCACGCTGCTCGACAGCAACGGGCAGATCCTCGCGGGCACGCCGCTGGAGCCGCGTCGCAAGGCGCTGATCACGCGCGAAGTGCGCGCCAACGAATACGAGGTGCCGGTATCGCCCGTGGGCAACGGCCTGATGCTGCGTGCGCAGGCCTATCGCACCTCGCTGGGCGTGATCGGCAGCGGGTTGTTCTGGCTGGTGGGCGCGCTGTCGGTGATGACCGGCTGGCTGCTGATCGCCACCTGGCGGCACACGCGCCGACGCCTGCAGGCACAGCAGGCGCTGGTGGCTGAAACCAACTTCCGCCGCGCGATGGAAAACTCCATGCTCACCGGCATGCGCGCTGTGGACATGCAGGGCCGCATCACCTACGTGAATGCCGCGTTCTGCCAGATGACCGGCTGGAGCGAACAGGACCTTGTCGGCCAGATGCCGCCCTATTCCTACTGGCCCGACACGGACCATGAAACCTTCCAGTCCAAGACCAACGACGAGTTGTCCGGCAAGGGCGTTCCGGGCGGCTTTCAGGCGCGTGTGAAGCGCAAGAGCGGTTCGCTGTTCGATGCGCGTCTGTACGTGTCGCCGCTCGTCGATGCCAAGGGCAAGCAGACCGGCTGGATGACGTCGATGACCGACATCACCGAGCCCAATCGCGTTCGCGAGCAACTCACCGCATCGCACGAACGCTTCACCGTGGTGCTGGAATCGCTCGATGCGTCGGTGTCGGTTGCGCCGCTGGGCAGCGCCGAACTGCTGTTCGCCAACCGCCTGTATCGCCAATGGTTCGGCTCGCAGACCGACGGCCATCTGGAACTGGTTGCACAGGCTGGCGTGCTGCCCGCCCGAGAGCCCACCAGCGTCGACGACGAGGACGGGCTCATGGGCCTGCCGACCGACACGCTGACCACGGCGCGCTCGGAAAATGCCGAAATCTACCGACCCGAACTCGGCAAGTGGCTGGAAGTGCGTTCGCGCTACCTCAACTGGGTGGACGGCCGCCTCGCGCAGATGGTGATTGCCACCGACATCACGCCGCGCCGTCTGGCCGAAGAGCAATCAGCCCGTCAGGCCGAGCGCGCGCAATCGGTGAGCCGATTGATCACCATGGGCGAGATGGCGTCGAGCGTGGCGCACGAGCTCAACCAGCCGCTCGCGGCCATCAGCAATTACTGCAGCGGCATGGTCTCGCGCATCGAGAACAAGCAGATCAGCGAGGAGATGCTGATTTCCGTGCTGCAGAAAACCGCACATCAGGCCCAACGCGCGGGCCAGATCATCCAGCGCATTCGCCAGTTCGTGAAGAAAAGTGAGCCCAATCGGTCGCTTGCCGATGTACACAACATCGTGAACGAAGCGGTCGAACTGGCCGACATCGAGCTGCGCCGCAATCACGTGCGTCTCACGCACTATGTGGCCGCGCGTCTGCCCAAGGTGATGGCCGACACGATCCTGATCGAGCAGGTGCTGATCAACCTGATGAAGAACGGCGCGGAATCCATCAACATGGCTGACCGTCCAACCGCACGCCGCAGCGTGGAATTGCGCGTGGTGCCGCGCCAGGTGGACGGGCAAAATGTCGTCGAATTCTCTGTGCAAGACACTGGCAAGGGCCTCGCGCCCGAGGTGCTGGCCCATTTGTTCGAGGCGTTTTTCTCGACCAAGCAAGAAGGCATGGGCATCGGCCTGAATCTGTGTCGCAGCATTGTTGAGTCTCATCACGGACGAATGCATGCCGAGAACATCTACAATGGAACAGAAGTGACCGGATGCCGGTTCTCTTTCTGGTTGCCGCTGACGACAACAGCGACTGCCACTACTGAATCTGTAGCAACGCCAAAGCCAAGGACTATCGAATGA